In the Grimontia kaedaensis genome, one interval contains:
- a CDS encoding RNA recognition motif domain-containing protein produces the protein MKTSISLLITAAIALLGALLLNNSTLIASTGYAFALGAITTGIAISLFSTKSSGDISDSTPSTSKTIYVGNLPYRANENDVKELFSKHGEVFAVRLMKDKRTGKRRGFGFVVIAAGDAPEAIEALNNSEYGERTLKVREANDPRKSERG, from the coding sequence ATGAAAACATCTATCAGCTTGCTTATTACTGCAGCCATCGCATTGCTTGGTGCATTGCTTTTAAACAACTCTACTTTAATTGCCAGTACTGGTTATGCATTCGCTCTTGGTGCTATTACAACAGGTATTGCCATTTCTCTTTTTTCCACTAAATCTTCAGGCGATATTTCAGACTCTACTCCTTCCACCAGCAAAACCATCTATGTAGGTAACCTTCCTTACCGCGCTAACGAAAACGACGTAAAGGAATTGTTCTCTAAACATGGTGAAGTATTTGCCGTGCGTTTGATGAAAGATAAACGTACAGGGAAGCGACGTGGTTTTGGATTTGTCGTGATTGCAGCGGGAGATGCCCCTGAAGCAATAGAGGCATTAAACAACAGTGAATATGGAGAAAGGACGCTAAAAGTTAGAGAGGCGAATGATCCTAGAAAATCGGAGCGCGGTTAA
- the murI gene encoding glutamate racemase — MKSVLIFDSGVGGLSVYKEVAQVLPEQHVVYAFDNEAFPYGELADDVLVQRVCGMVSAICNEHDIALVIIACNTASTLVLPHLRSLLSIPVVGVVPAIKPAATLSKSKCIGLLATPATVRRSYTHQLVKEFAPDCQVEMVGSTELVQMGEGKLRGTPIDKQLLKQVLTPFINKTDCIVLGCTHFPLLKEEIEDILGEQCLVIDSGSAIANRVVTLLKEGDQKTSLSKAKHFVFSSAPVKEEEALNQELEKLGFATINRAPIF, encoded by the coding sequence GTGAAGAGTGTGCTGATTTTTGATTCTGGTGTGGGTGGGCTTTCTGTTTATAAGGAAGTGGCTCAGGTATTGCCGGAACAGCATGTTGTCTATGCCTTCGATAACGAAGCCTTTCCTTATGGAGAGCTGGCGGACGATGTTCTTGTCCAACGTGTGTGTGGCATGGTGTCAGCCATTTGTAATGAGCATGATATTGCACTCGTGATTATCGCCTGCAACACGGCCAGTACTCTGGTGCTTCCGCATCTCCGCTCATTACTGAGTATTCCGGTTGTTGGTGTTGTCCCCGCTATTAAACCAGCCGCTACGCTAAGCAAATCCAAATGTATTGGCCTTTTAGCGACGCCGGCAACAGTAAGGCGATCCTATACACACCAACTGGTTAAAGAATTTGCGCCCGATTGCCAGGTAGAAATGGTTGGCTCAACAGAGCTAGTACAAATGGGAGAGGGAAAATTACGTGGTACGCCAATCGATAAACAATTATTAAAACAAGTGCTGACACCGTTTATTAATAAAACAGACTGCATTGTATTGGGTTGTACGCACTTTCCATTACTCAAAGAAGAAATTGAAGACATTCTGGGCGAGCAGTGTCTGGTAATTGATTCAGGAAGCGCAATAGCAAATCGTGTAGTGACATTATTAAAAGAGGGAGATCAAAAGACCTCCCTCAGTAAAGCTAAACATTTTGTTTTTAGCAGCGCTCCAGTTAAAGAAGAGGAAGCGCTAAATCAAGAGCTGGAAAAGTTGGGGTTTGCAACTATTAACCGCGCTCCGATTTTCTAG